The Coffea arabica cultivar ET-39 chromosome 4e, Coffea Arabica ET-39 HiFi, whole genome shotgun sequence genome includes a window with the following:
- the LOC113742329 gene encoding ABC transporter A family member 7 isoform X5, whose translation MAGFWNQTVALTRKNLIYHGKTDKTSEKKYYHLQSQCKANFTIPVRTQDGTEVTECLQGLLAWRKNYMEINDELYDGQYKNGEINEILAAYDFRDSDMKHFDVHLWYNTTPTSSEKPPNEVPVGSTLNMVWNAYLQSLLGPSVRMIFEFIGEMPRASTNVTYDFASSIGLVFFTWVILQLFPVILTSLVYEKQQKLATMMKMHGLGNAPYWLITYLYFLLIFSLYMVCFVVFGTLAGLTIFTLNSYSIQSVFYFIHINLLISAAFLLSTVFSSAKSASVFGFVLVFGSWLVGGFFFKRLIADVSFPRVWLIVLELFPALSLYCGLDELFNFSEAAFEMGAYGMRWQSLRDENSGMRGVLIIMSIEWLVFLFMSYCTLGGCFCRSPLSIFRSSQERPPSFQSPRLQVQESGVLVQVDNQDINQEILKVEHLLNEPGTSYPIISHKLQKTYPARDGNPEKQAVKGLSLAVARGECFGLLGPNGAGKTSFISMMTGLIKPSSGTAYVGGLNLKTQMSEIHSSMGVCPQENLLWDTLTGREHLNFYGRLKNLKGANLSRAVDDALRNVNLLQGGDADKRVGCYSGGMKRRLSIAISLIGDPKVVYLDEPSTGLDPASRKMLWDAVNKAKEDKAIILTTHSMEEAEHLCDRIGIFVDGTFQCLGSPDELKDRYGGTYVFTMATAPENEKEVEDLVKRLSPNAQKTYYISGTQKFEVPKRDVSLSDVFLAVKFAKERFGVEAWDIADTTLEDVFVKVATESEASAS comes from the exons ATGGCAGGATTCTGGAATCAAACAGTCGCTTTGACTAGAAAGAACCTCATATACCAT GGGAAGACTGATAAGACTTCTGAGAAGAAATATTACCATCTTCAATCTCAATGCAAAGCAAATTTCACAATTCCAGTCCGTACTCAGGATGGAACAGAAG TGACTGAATGTCTTCAAGGCTTACTTGCGTGGCGCAAGAACTACATGGAAATTAATGATGAACTGTATGATGGCCAGTACAAGAACGGGGAGATAAATGAAATACTGGCTG cATATGACTTTCGAGATTCAGACATGAAGCATTTTGATGTACATCTGTGGTATAATACTACCCCTACAAGCTCAGAGAAACCACCAAATGAGGTGCCTGTTGGAAGTACTTTGAACATG GTTTGGAATGCCTATCTCCAATCTTTGCTTGGGCCTTCTGTAAGAATGATCTTTGAGTTTATTGGAGAGATGCCCAGAGCAAGTACTAATGTCACATATGattttgcatcttcaattgGGCTTGTGTTTTTTACATGGGTAATACTGCAATTATTCCCG GTCATTTTAACATCCCTGGTTTATGAGAAGCAGCAGAAGCTAGCAACGATGATGAAAATGCATGGTCTTGGCAATGCACCTTATTGGTTGATTACATACCTCTATTTTCTCCTCATCTTTTCACTCTACATGGTTTGTTTTGTAGTATTTGGCACACTGGCAG GGTTAACCATCTTCACGTTGAACTCGTATAGCATCCAAAGTGTGTTTTATTTCATCCACATAAACTTACTAATTTCTGCAGCCTTTCTGCTCTCAACGGTCTTTTCAAGTGCAAAGAGTGCTTCAG TTTTTGGATTCGTGCTGGTCTTTGGCAGTTGGTTAGTGGGGGGATTTTTTTTTAAGCGCTTGATTGCAGATGTTTCATTTCCAA GAGTGTGGCTCATTGTCTTGGAGCTCTTTCCTGCATTATCTCTCTATTGTGGATTAGATGAACTCTTCAACTTTTCAGAGGCTGCATTTGAGATGGGGGCATATGGAATGCGGTGGCAAAGCCTGAGGGATGAAAATAGTGGAATGAGGGGAGTTCTAATAATCATGTCAATTGAATGGTTGGTGTTTCTTTTCATGTCATATTGCACATTAGGAGGTTGCTTTTGTAGAAGTCCTCTATCCATCTTCCGAAGCTCTCAAGAGAGGCCTCCATCTTTCCAGAGTCCTAGACTGCAAGTTCAAGAGTCTGGGGTTCTTGTTCAAGTTGATAATCAGGATATTAATCAAGAG ATTTTAAAAGTTGAACACCTGCTCAATGAACCTGGTACAAGCTACCCGATTATCTCCCATAAACTTCAAAAGACATATCCAGCAAGAGATGGGAACCCTGAGAAGCAAGCTGTCAAAGGGTTGTCTCTTGCAGTAGCTCGAGGGGAGTGTTTTGGCCTGCTAGGCCCTAATGGTGCTGGGAAAACTTCCTTCATTAGTATG ATGACTGGACTTATAAAGCCAAGCTCTGGCACAGCATATGTTGGGGGTCTCAATTTGAAAACACAAATGAGTGAAATCCATTCCAGCATGGGTGTGTGCCCACAAGAGAA CCTCCTTTGGGATACATTAACTGGAAGGGAACACCTGAATTTTTATGGCAGACTTAAAAACCTCAAAGGTGCTAATCTATCACGA GCAGTTGACGATGCTCTCAGAAATGTGAACCTGCTTCAAGGAGGAGATGCTGATAAACGTGTGGGATGCTATAGCGGTGGAATGAAAAGAAGATTAAGCATCGCAATTTCCTTGATAGGGGACCCAAAA GTGGTCTACCTGGACGAACCTAGCACAGGGCTCGACCCTGCTTCACGGAAGATGCTGTGGGATGCTGTGAACAAAGCAAAAGAAGATAAAGCAATTATTTTGACAA CTCATTCTATGGAGGAGGCAGAGCACCTTTGTGACCGTATAGGAATTTTTGTGGATGGAACTTTTCAGTGCTTAGGGAGCCCTGATGAG CTGAAGGACAGGTATGGTGGGACTTATGTATTCACCATGGCAACTGCACCTGAGAATGAGAAGGAAGTGGAGGATTTGGTTAAGCGTCTCTCTCCAAATGCCCAGAAGACATACTACATCTCTGGAACCCAAAAGTTCGAGGTTCCAAAGAGAGATGTTAGTCTGTCTGATGTGTTTTTGGCAGTAAAATTTGCAAAGGAGAGATTTGGAGTTGAAGCTTGGGACATTGCTGATACTACTCTGGAGGATGTCTTCGTGAAGGTGGCAACAGAATCTGAGGCATCTGCATCTTAG
- the LOC113742329 gene encoding ABC transporter A family member 10 isoform X1 — protein MAGFWNQTVALTRKNLIYHRRHLRSNLRLILFPVILFLSVGWLRRYLAKKNVFGEHYNAKMATEGTPLLLIPAAEFRAVKTNQIPQSNDLPDKSCRINGSCPAIILITGNNREFGESVAGNMFSNSSCGLNNTADCVFGKTDKTSEKKYYHLQSQCKANFTIPVRTQDGTEVTECLQGLLAWRKNYMEINDELYDGQYKNGEINEILAAYDFRDSDMKHFDVHLWYNTTPTSSEKPPNEVPVGSTLNMVWNAYLQSLLGPSVRMIFEFIGEMPRASTNVTYDFASSIGLVFFTWVILQLFPVILTSLVYEKQQKLATMMKMHGLGNAPYWLITYLYFLLIFSLYMVCFVVFGTLAGLTIFTLNSYSIQSVFYFIHINLLISAAFLLSTVFSSAKSASVFGFVLVFGSWLVGGFFFKRLIADVSFPRVWLIVLELFPALSLYCGLDELFNFSEAAFEMGAYGMRWQSLRDENSGMRGVLIIMSIEWLVFLFMSYCTLGGCFCRSPLSIFRSSQERPPSFQSPRLQVQESGVLVQVDNQDINQEILKVEHLLNEPGTSYPIISHKLQKTYPARDGNPEKQAVKGLSLAVARGECFGLLGPNGAGKTSFISMMTGLIKPSSGTAYVGGLNLKTQMSEIHSSMGVCPQENLLWDTLTGREHLNFYGRLKNLKGANLSRAVDDALRNVNLLQGGDADKRVGCYSGGMKRRLSIAISLIGDPKVVYLDEPSTGLDPASRKMLWDAVNKAKEDKAIILTTHSMEEAEHLCDRIGIFVDGTFQCLGSPDELKDRYGGTYVFTMATAPENEKEVEDLVKRLSPNAQKTYYISGTQKFEVPKRDVSLSDVFLAVKFAKERFGVEAWDIADTTLEDVFVKVATESEASAS, from the exons ATGGCAGGATTCTGGAATCAAACAGTCGCTTTGACTAGAAAGAACCTCATATACCAT AGACGGCATCTGAGGTCGAATTTAAGGTTGATTCTGTTCCCTGTTATCCTTTTTCTGTCGGTTGGTTGGCTCCGACGCTATCTGGCGAAGAAGAATGTGTTTGGGGAGCATTACAACGCAAAAATGGCAACAGAAGGGACTCCTTTGCTTCTAATCCCAGCTGCTGAGTTCCGAGCAGTGAAAACTAACCAAATTCCGCAGTCAAATGATTTGCCAGACAAGTCTTGCAGAATAAACGGCTCTTGTCCCGCAATTATACTAATAACTGGGAACAACAGAGAATTTGGAGAAA GCGTGGCTGGAAATATGTTCTCAAATTCCTCCTGCGGTCTCAATAATACAGCAGATTGTGttttt GGGAAGACTGATAAGACTTCTGAGAAGAAATATTACCATCTTCAATCTCAATGCAAAGCAAATTTCACAATTCCAGTCCGTACTCAGGATGGAACAGAAG TGACTGAATGTCTTCAAGGCTTACTTGCGTGGCGCAAGAACTACATGGAAATTAATGATGAACTGTATGATGGCCAGTACAAGAACGGGGAGATAAATGAAATACTGGCTG cATATGACTTTCGAGATTCAGACATGAAGCATTTTGATGTACATCTGTGGTATAATACTACCCCTACAAGCTCAGAGAAACCACCAAATGAGGTGCCTGTTGGAAGTACTTTGAACATG GTTTGGAATGCCTATCTCCAATCTTTGCTTGGGCCTTCTGTAAGAATGATCTTTGAGTTTATTGGAGAGATGCCCAGAGCAAGTACTAATGTCACATATGattttgcatcttcaattgGGCTTGTGTTTTTTACATGGGTAATACTGCAATTATTCCCG GTCATTTTAACATCCCTGGTTTATGAGAAGCAGCAGAAGCTAGCAACGATGATGAAAATGCATGGTCTTGGCAATGCACCTTATTGGTTGATTACATACCTCTATTTTCTCCTCATCTTTTCACTCTACATGGTTTGTTTTGTAGTATTTGGCACACTGGCAG GGTTAACCATCTTCACGTTGAACTCGTATAGCATCCAAAGTGTGTTTTATTTCATCCACATAAACTTACTAATTTCTGCAGCCTTTCTGCTCTCAACGGTCTTTTCAAGTGCAAAGAGTGCTTCAG TTTTTGGATTCGTGCTGGTCTTTGGCAGTTGGTTAGTGGGGGGATTTTTTTTTAAGCGCTTGATTGCAGATGTTTCATTTCCAA GAGTGTGGCTCATTGTCTTGGAGCTCTTTCCTGCATTATCTCTCTATTGTGGATTAGATGAACTCTTCAACTTTTCAGAGGCTGCATTTGAGATGGGGGCATATGGAATGCGGTGGCAAAGCCTGAGGGATGAAAATAGTGGAATGAGGGGAGTTCTAATAATCATGTCAATTGAATGGTTGGTGTTTCTTTTCATGTCATATTGCACATTAGGAGGTTGCTTTTGTAGAAGTCCTCTATCCATCTTCCGAAGCTCTCAAGAGAGGCCTCCATCTTTCCAGAGTCCTAGACTGCAAGTTCAAGAGTCTGGGGTTCTTGTTCAAGTTGATAATCAGGATATTAATCAAGAG ATTTTAAAAGTTGAACACCTGCTCAATGAACCTGGTACAAGCTACCCGATTATCTCCCATAAACTTCAAAAGACATATCCAGCAAGAGATGGGAACCCTGAGAAGCAAGCTGTCAAAGGGTTGTCTCTTGCAGTAGCTCGAGGGGAGTGTTTTGGCCTGCTAGGCCCTAATGGTGCTGGGAAAACTTCCTTCATTAGTATG ATGACTGGACTTATAAAGCCAAGCTCTGGCACAGCATATGTTGGGGGTCTCAATTTGAAAACACAAATGAGTGAAATCCATTCCAGCATGGGTGTGTGCCCACAAGAGAA CCTCCTTTGGGATACATTAACTGGAAGGGAACACCTGAATTTTTATGGCAGACTTAAAAACCTCAAAGGTGCTAATCTATCACGA GCAGTTGACGATGCTCTCAGAAATGTGAACCTGCTTCAAGGAGGAGATGCTGATAAACGTGTGGGATGCTATAGCGGTGGAATGAAAAGAAGATTAAGCATCGCAATTTCCTTGATAGGGGACCCAAAA GTGGTCTACCTGGACGAACCTAGCACAGGGCTCGACCCTGCTTCACGGAAGATGCTGTGGGATGCTGTGAACAAAGCAAAAGAAGATAAAGCAATTATTTTGACAA CTCATTCTATGGAGGAGGCAGAGCACCTTTGTGACCGTATAGGAATTTTTGTGGATGGAACTTTTCAGTGCTTAGGGAGCCCTGATGAG CTGAAGGACAGGTATGGTGGGACTTATGTATTCACCATGGCAACTGCACCTGAGAATGAGAAGGAAGTGGAGGATTTGGTTAAGCGTCTCTCTCCAAATGCCCAGAAGACATACTACATCTCTGGAACCCAAAAGTTCGAGGTTCCAAAGAGAGATGTTAGTCTGTCTGATGTGTTTTTGGCAGTAAAATTTGCAAAGGAGAGATTTGGAGTTGAAGCTTGGGACATTGCTGATACTACTCTGGAGGATGTCTTCGTGAAGGTGGCAACAGAATCTGAGGCATCTGCATCTTAG
- the LOC113742329 gene encoding ABC transporter A family member 12 isoform X3, whose protein sequence is MAGFWNQTVALTRKNLIYHRRHLRSNLRLILFPVILFLSVGWLRRYLAKKNVFGEHYNAKMATEGTPLLLIPAAEFRAVKTNQIPQSNDLPDKSCRINGSCPAIILITGNNREFGESVAGNMFSNSSCGLNNTADCVFGKTDKTSEKKYYHLQSQCKANFTIPVRTQDGTEVTECLQGLLAWRKNYMEINDELYDGQYKNGEINEILAAYDFRDSDMKHFDVHLWYNTTPTSSEKPPNEVPVGSTLNMVILTSLVYEKQQKLATMMKMHGLGNAPYWLITYLYFLLIFSLYMVCFVVFGTLAGLTIFTLNSYSIQSVFYFIHINLLISAAFLLSTVFSSAKSASVFGFVLVFGSWLVGGFFFKRLIADVSFPRVWLIVLELFPALSLYCGLDELFNFSEAAFEMGAYGMRWQSLRDENSGMRGVLIIMSIEWLVFLFMSYCTLGGCFCRSPLSIFRSSQERPPSFQSPRLQVQESGVLVQVDNQDINQEILKVEHLLNEPGTSYPIISHKLQKTYPARDGNPEKQAVKGLSLAVARGECFGLLGPNGAGKTSFISMMTGLIKPSSGTAYVGGLNLKTQMSEIHSSMGVCPQENLLWDTLTGREHLNFYGRLKNLKGANLSRAVDDALRNVNLLQGGDADKRVGCYSGGMKRRLSIAISLIGDPKVVYLDEPSTGLDPASRKMLWDAVNKAKEDKAIILTTHSMEEAEHLCDRIGIFVDGTFQCLGSPDELKDRYGGTYVFTMATAPENEKEVEDLVKRLSPNAQKTYYISGTQKFEVPKRDVSLSDVFLAVKFAKERFGVEAWDIADTTLEDVFVKVATESEASAS, encoded by the exons ATGGCAGGATTCTGGAATCAAACAGTCGCTTTGACTAGAAAGAACCTCATATACCAT AGACGGCATCTGAGGTCGAATTTAAGGTTGATTCTGTTCCCTGTTATCCTTTTTCTGTCGGTTGGTTGGCTCCGACGCTATCTGGCGAAGAAGAATGTGTTTGGGGAGCATTACAACGCAAAAATGGCAACAGAAGGGACTCCTTTGCTTCTAATCCCAGCTGCTGAGTTCCGAGCAGTGAAAACTAACCAAATTCCGCAGTCAAATGATTTGCCAGACAAGTCTTGCAGAATAAACGGCTCTTGTCCCGCAATTATACTAATAACTGGGAACAACAGAGAATTTGGAGAAA GCGTGGCTGGAAATATGTTCTCAAATTCCTCCTGCGGTCTCAATAATACAGCAGATTGTGttttt GGGAAGACTGATAAGACTTCTGAGAAGAAATATTACCATCTTCAATCTCAATGCAAAGCAAATTTCACAATTCCAGTCCGTACTCAGGATGGAACAGAAG TGACTGAATGTCTTCAAGGCTTACTTGCGTGGCGCAAGAACTACATGGAAATTAATGATGAACTGTATGATGGCCAGTACAAGAACGGGGAGATAAATGAAATACTGGCTG cATATGACTTTCGAGATTCAGACATGAAGCATTTTGATGTACATCTGTGGTATAATACTACCCCTACAAGCTCAGAGAAACCACCAAATGAGGTGCCTGTTGGAAGTACTTTGAACATG GTCATTTTAACATCCCTGGTTTATGAGAAGCAGCAGAAGCTAGCAACGATGATGAAAATGCATGGTCTTGGCAATGCACCTTATTGGTTGATTACATACCTCTATTTTCTCCTCATCTTTTCACTCTACATGGTTTGTTTTGTAGTATTTGGCACACTGGCAG GGTTAACCATCTTCACGTTGAACTCGTATAGCATCCAAAGTGTGTTTTATTTCATCCACATAAACTTACTAATTTCTGCAGCCTTTCTGCTCTCAACGGTCTTTTCAAGTGCAAAGAGTGCTTCAG TTTTTGGATTCGTGCTGGTCTTTGGCAGTTGGTTAGTGGGGGGATTTTTTTTTAAGCGCTTGATTGCAGATGTTTCATTTCCAA GAGTGTGGCTCATTGTCTTGGAGCTCTTTCCTGCATTATCTCTCTATTGTGGATTAGATGAACTCTTCAACTTTTCAGAGGCTGCATTTGAGATGGGGGCATATGGAATGCGGTGGCAAAGCCTGAGGGATGAAAATAGTGGAATGAGGGGAGTTCTAATAATCATGTCAATTGAATGGTTGGTGTTTCTTTTCATGTCATATTGCACATTAGGAGGTTGCTTTTGTAGAAGTCCTCTATCCATCTTCCGAAGCTCTCAAGAGAGGCCTCCATCTTTCCAGAGTCCTAGACTGCAAGTTCAAGAGTCTGGGGTTCTTGTTCAAGTTGATAATCAGGATATTAATCAAGAG ATTTTAAAAGTTGAACACCTGCTCAATGAACCTGGTACAAGCTACCCGATTATCTCCCATAAACTTCAAAAGACATATCCAGCAAGAGATGGGAACCCTGAGAAGCAAGCTGTCAAAGGGTTGTCTCTTGCAGTAGCTCGAGGGGAGTGTTTTGGCCTGCTAGGCCCTAATGGTGCTGGGAAAACTTCCTTCATTAGTATG ATGACTGGACTTATAAAGCCAAGCTCTGGCACAGCATATGTTGGGGGTCTCAATTTGAAAACACAAATGAGTGAAATCCATTCCAGCATGGGTGTGTGCCCACAAGAGAA CCTCCTTTGGGATACATTAACTGGAAGGGAACACCTGAATTTTTATGGCAGACTTAAAAACCTCAAAGGTGCTAATCTATCACGA GCAGTTGACGATGCTCTCAGAAATGTGAACCTGCTTCAAGGAGGAGATGCTGATAAACGTGTGGGATGCTATAGCGGTGGAATGAAAAGAAGATTAAGCATCGCAATTTCCTTGATAGGGGACCCAAAA GTGGTCTACCTGGACGAACCTAGCACAGGGCTCGACCCTGCTTCACGGAAGATGCTGTGGGATGCTGTGAACAAAGCAAAAGAAGATAAAGCAATTATTTTGACAA CTCATTCTATGGAGGAGGCAGAGCACCTTTGTGACCGTATAGGAATTTTTGTGGATGGAACTTTTCAGTGCTTAGGGAGCCCTGATGAG CTGAAGGACAGGTATGGTGGGACTTATGTATTCACCATGGCAACTGCACCTGAGAATGAGAAGGAAGTGGAGGATTTGGTTAAGCGTCTCTCTCCAAATGCCCAGAAGACATACTACATCTCTGGAACCCAAAAGTTCGAGGTTCCAAAGAGAGATGTTAGTCTGTCTGATGTGTTTTTGGCAGTAAAATTTGCAAAGGAGAGATTTGGAGTTGAAGCTTGGGACATTGCTGATACTACTCTGGAGGATGTCTTCGTGAAGGTGGCAACAGAATCTGAGGCATCTGCATCTTAG
- the LOC113742329 gene encoding ABC transporter A family member 10 isoform X2 yields MAGFWNQTVALTRKNLIYHRRHLRSNLRLILFPVILFLSVGWLRRYLAKKNVFGEHYNAKMATEGTPLLLIPAAEFRAVKTNQIPQSNDLPDKSCRINGSCPAIILITGNNREFGESVAGNMFSNSSCGLNNTADCVFGKTDKTSEKKYYHLQSQCKANFTIPVRTQDGTEVTECLQGLLAWRKNYMEINDELYDGQYKNGEINEILAAYDFRDSDMKHFDVHLWYNTTPTSSEKPPNEVPVGSTLNMVWNAYLQSLLGPSVRMIFEFIGEMPRASTNVTYDFASSIGLVFFTWVILQLFPVILTSLVYEKQQKLATMMKMHGLGNAPYWLITYLYFLLIFSLYMVCFVVFGTLAGLTIFTLNSYSIQSVFYFIHINLLISAAFLLSTVFSSAKSASVFGFVLVFGSWLVGGFFFKRLIADVSFPKAAFEMGAYGMRWQSLRDENSGMRGVLIIMSIEWLVFLFMSYCTLGGCFCRSPLSIFRSSQERPPSFQSPRLQVQESGVLVQVDNQDINQEILKVEHLLNEPGTSYPIISHKLQKTYPARDGNPEKQAVKGLSLAVARGECFGLLGPNGAGKTSFISMMTGLIKPSSGTAYVGGLNLKTQMSEIHSSMGVCPQENLLWDTLTGREHLNFYGRLKNLKGANLSRAVDDALRNVNLLQGGDADKRVGCYSGGMKRRLSIAISLIGDPKVVYLDEPSTGLDPASRKMLWDAVNKAKEDKAIILTTHSMEEAEHLCDRIGIFVDGTFQCLGSPDELKDRYGGTYVFTMATAPENEKEVEDLVKRLSPNAQKTYYISGTQKFEVPKRDVSLSDVFLAVKFAKERFGVEAWDIADTTLEDVFVKVATESEASAS; encoded by the exons ATGGCAGGATTCTGGAATCAAACAGTCGCTTTGACTAGAAAGAACCTCATATACCAT AGACGGCATCTGAGGTCGAATTTAAGGTTGATTCTGTTCCCTGTTATCCTTTTTCTGTCGGTTGGTTGGCTCCGACGCTATCTGGCGAAGAAGAATGTGTTTGGGGAGCATTACAACGCAAAAATGGCAACAGAAGGGACTCCTTTGCTTCTAATCCCAGCTGCTGAGTTCCGAGCAGTGAAAACTAACCAAATTCCGCAGTCAAATGATTTGCCAGACAAGTCTTGCAGAATAAACGGCTCTTGTCCCGCAATTATACTAATAACTGGGAACAACAGAGAATTTGGAGAAA GCGTGGCTGGAAATATGTTCTCAAATTCCTCCTGCGGTCTCAATAATACAGCAGATTGTGttttt GGGAAGACTGATAAGACTTCTGAGAAGAAATATTACCATCTTCAATCTCAATGCAAAGCAAATTTCACAATTCCAGTCCGTACTCAGGATGGAACAGAAG TGACTGAATGTCTTCAAGGCTTACTTGCGTGGCGCAAGAACTACATGGAAATTAATGATGAACTGTATGATGGCCAGTACAAGAACGGGGAGATAAATGAAATACTGGCTG cATATGACTTTCGAGATTCAGACATGAAGCATTTTGATGTACATCTGTGGTATAATACTACCCCTACAAGCTCAGAGAAACCACCAAATGAGGTGCCTGTTGGAAGTACTTTGAACATG GTTTGGAATGCCTATCTCCAATCTTTGCTTGGGCCTTCTGTAAGAATGATCTTTGAGTTTATTGGAGAGATGCCCAGAGCAAGTACTAATGTCACATATGattttgcatcttcaattgGGCTTGTGTTTTTTACATGGGTAATACTGCAATTATTCCCG GTCATTTTAACATCCCTGGTTTATGAGAAGCAGCAGAAGCTAGCAACGATGATGAAAATGCATGGTCTTGGCAATGCACCTTATTGGTTGATTACATACCTCTATTTTCTCCTCATCTTTTCACTCTACATGGTTTGTTTTGTAGTATTTGGCACACTGGCAG GGTTAACCATCTTCACGTTGAACTCGTATAGCATCCAAAGTGTGTTTTATTTCATCCACATAAACTTACTAATTTCTGCAGCCTTTCTGCTCTCAACGGTCTTTTCAAGTGCAAAGAGTGCTTCAG TTTTTGGATTCGTGCTGGTCTTTGGCAGTTGGTTAGTGGGGGGATTTTTTTTTAAGCGCTTGATTGCAGATGTTTCATTTCCAA AGGCTGCATTTGAGATGGGGGCATATGGAATGCGGTGGCAAAGCCTGAGGGATGAAAATAGTGGAATGAGGGGAGTTCTAATAATCATGTCAATTGAATGGTTGGTGTTTCTTTTCATGTCATATTGCACATTAGGAGGTTGCTTTTGTAGAAGTCCTCTATCCATCTTCCGAAGCTCTCAAGAGAGGCCTCCATCTTTCCAGAGTCCTAGACTGCAAGTTCAAGAGTCTGGGGTTCTTGTTCAAGTTGATAATCAGGATATTAATCAAGAG ATTTTAAAAGTTGAACACCTGCTCAATGAACCTGGTACAAGCTACCCGATTATCTCCCATAAACTTCAAAAGACATATCCAGCAAGAGATGGGAACCCTGAGAAGCAAGCTGTCAAAGGGTTGTCTCTTGCAGTAGCTCGAGGGGAGTGTTTTGGCCTGCTAGGCCCTAATGGTGCTGGGAAAACTTCCTTCATTAGTATG ATGACTGGACTTATAAAGCCAAGCTCTGGCACAGCATATGTTGGGGGTCTCAATTTGAAAACACAAATGAGTGAAATCCATTCCAGCATGGGTGTGTGCCCACAAGAGAA CCTCCTTTGGGATACATTAACTGGAAGGGAACACCTGAATTTTTATGGCAGACTTAAAAACCTCAAAGGTGCTAATCTATCACGA GCAGTTGACGATGCTCTCAGAAATGTGAACCTGCTTCAAGGAGGAGATGCTGATAAACGTGTGGGATGCTATAGCGGTGGAATGAAAAGAAGATTAAGCATCGCAATTTCCTTGATAGGGGACCCAAAA GTGGTCTACCTGGACGAACCTAGCACAGGGCTCGACCCTGCTTCACGGAAGATGCTGTGGGATGCTGTGAACAAAGCAAAAGAAGATAAAGCAATTATTTTGACAA CTCATTCTATGGAGGAGGCAGAGCACCTTTGTGACCGTATAGGAATTTTTGTGGATGGAACTTTTCAGTGCTTAGGGAGCCCTGATGAG CTGAAGGACAGGTATGGTGGGACTTATGTATTCACCATGGCAACTGCACCTGAGAATGAGAAGGAAGTGGAGGATTTGGTTAAGCGTCTCTCTCCAAATGCCCAGAAGACATACTACATCTCTGGAACCCAAAAGTTCGAGGTTCCAAAGAGAGATGTTAGTCTGTCTGATGTGTTTTTGGCAGTAAAATTTGCAAAGGAGAGATTTGGAGTTGAAGCTTGGGACATTGCTGATACTACTCTGGAGGATGTCTTCGTGAAGGTGGCAACAGAATCTGAGGCATCTGCATCTTAG